The following is a genomic window from Candidatus Omnitrophota bacterium.
CGAGCTTTTGATGCAGGAATTGTTTGCCAGGATGTTTATTGTTCTCAGTGTTTTTTTGATCAAAACAAAGAAGATAGTTTTGTCGTTGAGCTGATGGAGAGGGTAGAAAATATTTTTTGTGTCAAAGATAAAGTTTTTGAAAAGATTTGTTTTGGAAATCGAAATGAAGGTATTCTGGTTGTGTGCAAACAGCCTCAGTATAAATTTTCTGATTTGAAGTTGTCTAAGAATCCTCTTGTTATTGTTCTTGAATCACTTGAGAAGCCAGGAAACTTAGGTGCGATTTTGCGGACTTGTGATGGTGCTGGCGTTGAGGCGATTATTGTTTGCGATCAAGTGACTGATATTTACAACCCGAATGTTGTTCGATCGAGTACGGGAGTTATTTTCTCAATCCCAATTGTGAGAACAACAAGTCAAGAAGCTGTTCAGTTTTTAAAAGAAAAAAAGATAAGTATTTGCGCAACTTTTTTAGAATCAGAAAAGAAGTATACTCAGATAGACATGAACAAACCAATAGCAATTGTTGCAGGAAGCGAGCAAAGAGGGCTTGATAATTTTTGGCGTCAAGCGGCCGATGATTTTGTTTTTATTCCAATGGTAGGGCAAGCTGATTCTCTCAATGTCTCTGTTGCAACATCGATTGTGCTTTATGAAGCCGTCCGTCAACGAAACAAATAATATCCGCTTACAAGTTTTCTTATCGCGTTGTGGTGTTTGTTCGAGGCGTAATGCGATGGAGCTTATTCAATCGGGCAAAGTGTCGGTTAACGATCGTATTGTCTTTGAGCCATCGACACCTGTTGATCCCCAAAAAGACAAAGTATGTGTTGATAAAAAGTTGATTTCTTCAAAGCAATATGAGTATATTCTTTTAAACAAGCCAGCTGGATATACGACGACGTCAAAAGATCCTTTTGCAAAGAAAACTGTTTTTGATCTTTTGCCTAAAGAATTTAAAAAGTTAAATCCTGTCGGACGCCTAGATAAAGACACAGAGGGATTGCTTATTTTTACTAATGATGGCGATCTTGCTTATAAATTAACACACCCAAAATTTAATATTGATAAGGTTTATAAAGTAATTATTGTTGGGCAGCTTAAGCCAGAAAGTCGAGCTGTGTTAGAGAAAGGCGTTGTTTTAGATGGAAAGAAAACAGCGACATGTAAAATTTCTGATATTCGAGTATCCGACAATCAAACAACGCTATTGATTAAGATTCATGAAGGAAGAAAGAGGCAAGTACGTTTGATGTTTGGCCAAATAAAGCACTTTGTTCGATATTTAAAGCGAGAAGAGCAAGGGCCTGTAAAGTTAGGTTCATTAAAATTAGGAAAATGGCGACAATTAACTTCGCAAGAGTTAAGAAGTCTTAAGGCCTTATGATTACAATTACAAATCTCTCTAAGAATTTTACAAACCGAACATTGTTTAATGATGTTTCAATTAGTATTTATCCCAATGAAAAAATTGGTCTGACAGGCCCTAACGGCGCTGGAAAAACAACATTATTTTCTATTATTCGTGGGGAAATGGAAGCGACTGGCGGAGAAGTCCAGATACAAAAGAATTTAAATATTGGATATTTACCTCAAGAAACTTCTTTTCGTTCAGACCGGACTGTTATCGAAGAACTAACATCTGGTGATGACCGAATGATTGTGCTGAAAAAGGAAAAAAGAAAACTTGAGGATGAAAATAGAGCCGATAGCATGCGTTATGGTGATGTTTTAGATGAGCTAGAGCAGTTAGGTGTTTATGATCTTGAACATCGGGCAGAAAAAATTCTTTCTGGACTTGGATTTCATGAAAGAGATTTTAACAAGCCAGTGTGTCATCTGAGTGGCGGTTGGCAGATGCGGACACTTTTAGCGAAGCTTTTGACGTATCAATATGATTTACTTTTATTAGATGAGCCTACGAATTATCTTGATTTAAATGCAACTCTCTGGCTTAAAGATTTTTTAAGTCATTATCAGGGAACGTTTGTTATTATTTCGCATGATAAAATATTTCTAGATGATGTAACAAATTATAATATTGTTTTAGAAAATGCACGCATTGTAAAGGTTAAGGGAAATTATTCGGATTACGAAGAGTCGAAAGTTCAAGAAGAAGCCACCCTTGAGAAAAAGCAGCGTATCATAGAAAAAAAGAAACAACAGCTAGAACGTTTTTGTGATCGTTTTCATGCACAGCCAAACCGCGCATCTGCTGTGCGTAACAAGCGAAAAATGATTGAGCGTATGGAAACAGTTGAAATTGAAGGTAGGCGGAAAAGTATTAAAGGTTTTGAATTTTCTGATACAAAGCGAAGTGCTTACAATGTGATTACATTGGAAAATGTTTCAAAATCATATGGCGAGACAAATGTTTATCAAGGCTTAGATTTTGAAATTATTCGAGGACAAAAGGTTTGTTTGGTTGGAGAAAATGGAGCCGGAAAGTCTACTCTTTTAAAAATGTTAGCAGGTGTTCTTGATATTGATCAGGGCAATCGTCGTGTAGGTCAAAATGTGGATATTGGATATTTTTCTCAAACTCGTTTGGATGTTTTGAATCCGAACCGAACAGTTTTAGAAGAGGTGTCTGTAACTTCGCAGGGAAGAGTTCGAGCGCAAGAAGTGCGCAGTCTTTTAGGACTTTTTAATTTTCATGGGGATGATGTTTTTAAAACAATACGAATTTTATCTGGAGGGGAAAAAAGCCGTGTTATTTTAGCGAAGCTTTTGATCGATCCGCCAAACTTTATTTTATTAGATGAGCCAACAACGCATTTAGATATTGATGGGGTTGAAGCGTTGACAAAAGCTTTTAGGGCATATGAAGGTACGCTTTGCTTTATTAGTCATGATTTATTTTTTGTTAAACAAATTGCAGA
Proteins encoded in this region:
- a CDS encoding RNA methyltransferase, with product MLPVTEIISFGNFRIKEVVKLRQRATRDETGLTIVEGLRETRRAFDAGIVCQDVYCSQCFFDQNKEDSFVVELMERVENIFCVKDKVFEKICFGNRNEGILVVCKQPQYKFSDLKLSKNPLVIVLESLEKPGNLGAILRTCDGAGVEAIIVCDQVTDIYNPNVVRSSTGVIFSIPIVRTTSQEAVQFLKEKKISICATFLESEKKYTQIDMNKPIAIVAGSEQRGLDNFWRQAADDFVFIPMVGQADSLNVSVATSIVLYEAVRQRNK
- a CDS encoding pseudouridine synthase → MKPSVNETNNIRLQVFLSRCGVCSRRNAMELIQSGKVSVNDRIVFEPSTPVDPQKDKVCVDKKLISSKQYEYILLNKPAGYTTTSKDPFAKKTVFDLLPKEFKKLNPVGRLDKDTEGLLIFTNDGDLAYKLTHPKFNIDKVYKVIIVGQLKPESRAVLEKGVVLDGKKTATCKISDIRVSDNQTTLLIKIHEGRKRQVRLMFGQIKHFVRYLKREEQGPVKLGSLKLGKWRQLTSQELRSLKAL
- a CDS encoding ABC-F family ATP-binding cassette domain-containing protein, with amino-acid sequence MITITNLSKNFTNRTLFNDVSISIYPNEKIGLTGPNGAGKTTLFSIIRGEMEATGGEVQIQKNLNIGYLPQETSFRSDRTVIEELTSGDDRMIVLKKEKRKLEDENRADSMRYGDVLDELEQLGVYDLEHRAEKILSGLGFHERDFNKPVCHLSGGWQMRTLLAKLLTYQYDLLLLDEPTNYLDLNATLWLKDFLSHYQGTFVIISHDKIFLDDVTNYNIVLENARIVKVKGNYSDYEESKVQEEATLEKKQRIIEKKKQQLERFCDRFHAQPNRASAVRNKRKMIERMETVEIEGRRKSIKGFEFSDTKRSAYNVITLENVSKSYGETNVYQGLDFEIIRGQKVCLVGENGAGKSTLLKMLAGVLDIDQGNRRVGQNVDIGYFSQTRLDVLNPNRTVLEEVSVTSQGRVRAQEVRSLLGLFNFHGDDVFKTIRILSGGEKSRVILAKLLIDPPNFILLDEPTTHLDIDGVEALTKAFRAYEGTLCFISHDLFFVKQIADHIVEVNYGQLKQFHGRLDYYLEKRGLIDEKLAQDKKKIKHEKKKETKQNKEQEKSSSVVEQLHKKHKEALNKIANNKKEIKELEKEKQELETESYVKARVLSDPHSQRDGETLKSYGKRLKFIHQRIREIESLIERLIKENREINS